Proteins encoded by one window of Methanobacterium sp. CWC-01:
- the glf gene encoding UDP-galactopyranose mutase — protein sequence MFDYLVVGAGLAGSVMSERIANVLSKSVLLIEKRGHVGGNCHDFFNQEGILVHKYGPHIFHTDSEEVWDYFSQFTSWHDYQHRVLGSVQGEKVPIPFNLQSLHQLFPTETANRLESRLVEKFGYGARIPILELKEMEDEELSSLADFIYEQVFLNYTIKQWGFLPEELDPSVTGRVPVYISLDDRYFQDSHQKMPREGYTPIFSKMLANPLIELRLNTDYKDLVEIDFDSKKIRLEGEQFTGMMIYTGRIDELFNYQYGELPYRSLRFKFETLDQEFYQEAGTVNYPNNHLYTRITEFKHLTGQKHPRTTIVREYPQAYQRDRNLPYYPIPQKRNHQLYQRYQARADEFGNLICLGRLGEYRYYNMSDVTSKALQVFQEKIAHE from the coding sequence ATGTTTGACTATCTCGTGGTAGGCGCAGGATTGGCAGGTTCGGTTATGTCCGAGAGGATAGCCAATGTCCTCTCTAAGAGTGTTCTTTTAATCGAAAAAAGGGGCCATGTAGGTGGGAACTGCCATGACTTCTTTAACCAGGAGGGTATCCTGGTGCATAAGTACGGCCCCCACATCTTCCACACTGATTCTGAGGAAGTTTGGGATTATTTCTCCCAATTCACATCCTGGCATGACTACCAGCACCGGGTGCTGGGTTCGGTGCAGGGTGAAAAGGTTCCCATTCCCTTCAATCTCCAGTCTCTACATCAACTCTTCCCAACCGAGACCGCGAATAGGTTGGAGTCCCGGCTGGTGGAGAAATTTGGGTACGGAGCTAGAATCCCCATCCTGGAGTTGAAGGAGATGGAGGATGAGGAGTTATCATCCCTGGCTGATTTCATATATGAACAGGTATTTTTAAACTACACCATCAAGCAGTGGGGTTTCCTACCTGAAGAACTGGATCCCTCCGTTACCGGGAGGGTGCCAGTGTATATATCCCTTGATGACCGTTACTTCCAGGATTCCCATCAGAAGATGCCCAGGGAGGGTTATACACCGATTTTTAGTAAAATGCTGGCCAACCCACTTATAGAACTACGGTTGAATACTGATTATAAGGATCTGGTAGAAATAGATTTTGATTCTAAGAAGATCCGCCTGGAGGGGGAACAGTTTACGGGTATGATGATCTACACCGGGAGGATCGATGAACTTTTCAATTACCAGTACGGGGAGCTTCCCTACCGATCCCTGCGATTCAAGTTTGAAACCCTGGATCAGGAGTTCTACCAGGAAGCGGGGACAGTTAACTACCCCAATAATCATCTTTACACCCGGATCACCGAATTCAAACACCTCACTGGACAAAAGCATCCCCGGACCACCATCGTCAGGGAGTACCCCCAGGCCTATCAACGGGACCGGAACCTACCATACTATCCCATCCCCCAAAAAAGGAATCATCAGCTTTACCAGAGGTACCAGGCACGGGCGGATGAATTCGGAAACCTCATCTGCCTGGGACGTCTGGGGGAGTACCGGTACTACAACATGAGTGATGTGACCAGCAAGGCACTGCAGGTCTTCCAGGAGAAAATAGCCCATGAATGA